Below is a genomic region from Actinomyces weissii.
CGATGCTGCGCTTGGCGAAGCGGACCAGGCCCTGCTGCTGCTGGCCGTTGACGGCGGTGAACTCGCCGCCGTAGACGATGTAGTCGTCATTGCCCTCGACGGTCCAGGTGGCCTGGTGCGCGCCGGTGTAGGTCCCGGCAGTGAAGCTGGGGAAGAAGCTCAGGAGCGTGGTGGCCGGCTGGCCCTGGAAGTTCGTGTAGCCGCTGTAGGTGTTGCGCCTAACGGTGCCGACGGCCTGGTTCACGACGGCGGTGGCGTTGTAGTGCTGCTTCCAGTTGTTGGGGAACAGGTCCACGTTGGAGCAGTCGTGCTCGTGGGAGGAGATGTAGACGACGTCCCCGGCGGGGTGGACGTCGTAGGAGTCCCCGTGGCAGTCGAGCATCCACTCCAGCTCACCAGACTGCCAGTTGAGGCGGGCCACGCCCTCGAAGGCACCGGCCCCGGAGTAGGAGGCGGTGTAGAGGCCCCGCGCGTCGGCGGCCATGCCCCACACGGCGGACTTCTTGCCAGAGGCACCGATCACGGAGGAGAGCCGGTTGTAACGCAGCTCGCCGGTGCCCGCCTCCAGGATGGCCAGGCCGTTGCCGGGGTTCCGGTAGCCGTTGACGCTGGTGAAGGCGCCCCCGATAGCCACGCCGGTGCCGCCGGGCTCGGTGGCCACGGCGTGGACGTAGTAGTCAGGCACGCGCGCGGAGAAGGGGGTGACGGTGCGGCTGGCGACGTCGAACTCGACGATGCGCTGGCGGCGCTGCCGGTTGGCCTCGGAGAAGTAGCCGCCGGCGTAGAGCTTGGAGCCGTCAGGGGAGAGGGCCACGGCGTTCACGCCGGAGTTCAGGCTCAGCCCCAGGTTGCGCGGGGTGCCGCTACGCGGGTCGACGGCGGCGACACGGTTGGCCACCAGCCCGTTGATAGTGGTGAAGGTGCCGCCCAGGTAGATGGTGGAGCCGTCCGGGGAGGCCACCACGGAGCGGACCGCGGCGTTGGCGGAGGGGGCCCAGTCCAGCAGGGCGCCGGTGGTGATGTCGTAGGCGAGGGCGTTCCTGCGGGTCACGGCAGAGCCACCGGGAGTGGTGGCGGTGGTGAACTCACCGACGGCGTAGACGGTGTTGCCAACAACCTCCTGGTCCCACACAACGCCATTGATAGACGGGGCGGGCAGGGGGTCGGCAGACACGGTCTCGTGGGGGTCGTCGACCCCAAGGTCCTGCTCCACGGCGCCAGCGTGGGACGACAGCGTGACAGCAGGCAGGATGATCGGCGCCAAGGCGACAGACACGGCGGCAACGGCCACCGCTCCGACACGACGAAGGCGGTTGGGCTTCACGAATCCTCCGGGAGGTTGTTGGGGACAGCTGGAAAACAGCCGCTTGGATGCCCTCAGTATGTGCATGCAACAGACCTGCCAAAGCGCCGCGCACCTTCATCCTGCGCGGCCCGTACGGGCATTCTGCGGACACCGCAAGCGGTTTTGCAGGTCCGCTATTGCAATATACCGACGGCGCAGACGGCCCCAACAGCCCCGGAAAACCCTTGAGCCTCAGGCGGAAGGTGCCGCTCCCTCAAAGACCGCGGCCTTCAGCGAGGCGTCCAGGTCCACCACGACCCGCACCTGCTCCCGCGAGTCCGCAGGCACCCGGAAGGCCACGGAGAAGCTGACGGACTGCCCCGCCTCCACGCTGCCAGGGGCTGGCTCCGTGGCGGAGGGGTGCACCGGGGCCGGGGTGTTGTCCGCCCCGTAGTAGAAGGTCACCACCAGCGACTCCAGGGAGAGCGCCTCCGCACCCGGGTTGCTGACCGTCACCGGCACCAGCACGCCGGCACCGGCGACCTCACCGGGCTCCTCCGAGCTCAGGGAGGTGCTGGACAGCTCCCCCAGGGTGATCGTGGCTCCCGACTCCAGCACCGCCGGCTCCTGGATAGGGGCGGGAGCCAGCTGCCGCTCCGCCTCCGGGTCCCCGCTACCGCTCCCGTCCTCGCCGGACCCCACGGAGCCGCCGCCCTCAGGTGCCGGGGAGGACGTCTGCCCTAGCGGGGTGCCGCTGGCACCAGGCGTCGCCGAGGCGGTCTCGGAGGCACTGGCAGCACCAGCGGAGGCGGTGGCAGCGGCGTCCCCAGGGGCCTGCGCACGGGAGCAGCCGGGCAGCAGCACCCCCAGGCACAGAGGCAGGGCCAGCAGGACAGCGGACTTCTTCGACATACGCTTCACAAGCGGCAGCATATAGCGCAGGCAGGCTGCGATATAGCGACATCCTGGCGCGCTGCCGACCTGCAAGGGTCGCCACCCCTGGCGCGCATGTACCCTGACAAGGGCCGTGAGCTAGAACCGCAGGAGAGTATGGAGGTACCGGATGCGCCGCAGCGATCCGAGTCGGCTGAGAATCGCGATGATCGGCACCCGTGGGGTGCCAGCCCGCTACGGCGGCTTCGAGACCGCGATCGAGGAGGTGGGGCAGCGCCTGGCCGCGCGCGGCCACCAGGTACTCGTCTACTCACGCAACCCAGATGCCAGCACTCCACTGCCGCGCAAGCACCTGGGTATGCGCGTGGTGGAGCTGCCCGCTATGCGCAGGCGCTCCCTGGAGACCCTCTCCCACACGGGCCTGTCCGTGGCCCACCTGCTGCGGCGGGTCCACCCCGACGTCGCCCTGCTGTTCAACGCCGCCAACTCCCCCTTCCTGCCAGCCCTGCGACTGGCCGGGGTCCCCGTGGCCACCCACGTGGACGGCCTGGAGTGGCGGCGCGGCAAGTGGGGGCCTACCGGCCAGCGCTACTACCGGGCCGCCGAGGCCGCAGCCGTGCGCTGGTCCGACGCGCTGATCGCGGACGCCCAGGGCATAGCGGACTACTACACGCAGGAGTTCCAGGCCCCGACCTGGCTGATCTCCTACGGCGCCCCCCGCCTGCGCACCGGGTCGGACCGCCTGGCCGAGCTGGGCCTGGAGCCCCAGGGCTTCCACCTGGTGGTTGCCCGCTTCGAGGTGGAGAACCACGTGGACGTCATCGTGGAGGGCTACGTCCGCTCCCGGGCGCGGCTGCCCCTGGTGGTGGTCGGCTCGGCACCCTACGCGAACGAGTACACCGCCCGGGTCGAGTCCCTGGCGGACGAGCGGGTGCGGCTGCTGGGCGGGCTGTGGGACCAGGAGCAGCTGGACCAGCTCTACGGCAACGCCCTGGTCTACTACCACGGGCACTCCGTGGGTGGCACCAACCCCTCGCTGCTGCGCGCGATCGGCGCGGGGGCGGCAGTGGACGCCTTTGACGTGTCCTTCAACCGGGAGGTGCTGGAGGAGGCGGGCCGCTACTGGCAGGACGCCGACGACGTCGCCGCCCTGGTGGAGTCCGCCGAGGCCGCCCCGGAGCGGCAGCTGGCCCGCGGCACCCTCTCGCTGGAGCGTGCGGCCCGCTACGACTGGGACGAGGTCACGGACCGCTACGAGGAGCTGTGCCAGACGCTTGCCGCCGACGGGCCCCGACGCCAACGGCCCTCTGGACGACGGACGGGAGCCTGCTCATGAGCACGGTGCTGGTGGCCCACCCCTCCCCTGACCTGTACGGCTCGGACCGCCAGCTCCTGGAGACGGTGGCTGGCCTGCACCAGGCCGGGCACCGGGTGCTCGTGGCCCTGCCTGAGCACGGCCCGCTGGAGGCCGAGATGGAGGCGGTGGGCGCCAAGGTGGCGGTCCTGCCCTTCACGGTCCTGCGCAAGGCGCTGCTGAGCCCGCGCGGCCTGGCCGGGCTGGCGGCGCGCACCCCGGGCGAGCTGCTGCGCCTGCGCTCGGTGGTGCGTGCCGCCCGGGCCGACCTGGTGCTGGTGAACACGGTGACCCTGCCCTGGTGGGGGCCAGCGGCCCGCGCCGCCGGGGTGCCGGTGCTCGCGCACGTGCACGAGGCCGAGGACAGCCAGCCCCTGGCACTGCGGGCGGGGCTCAACGCCCCCCTGCTGGCCGCCGACCGGGTGGTAGCCAACTCCGGGGCGGCGCGGGACACCCTGCTGCAGGCCCAGCCGCTGCTACGGCGCCGGGTGCAGGTGGTCCACAACGGTGTGCCGGGCCCCCAGCAGCCCCCGCGCCCCCTGCGCAGGCGTTCCGCCACGGACCCGTTGCGGGTGGTGATGGTGGGTCGCCTGTCTCCCCGTAAGGGGGTGGACGTGGCCCTGGAGGCCGTCGGGCTGCTGCGCCAGCAGGGCGTGGACGCCTCGATCCGGGTGTGCGGCTCGGTGTTCCCTGGCTACGAGTGGTACGAGTCCGAGCTGCGGCAGCGGGCGCAGGCCGCAGACCTGGCGGGCCACGCCGAGCTGCTGGGCTACGTGCACCCGACCTGGCCGGAGCTGGAGGAGACGGACGTGGTGGTGGTGCCCTCCCGGGCGGAGCCTTTTGGCAACACGGCGGTGGAGGCTATGCACGCGGGCCGGCCCCTGGTCGCCTCCCGGGTGCAGGGGCTGCAGGAGGTGGTGACCGACGGCGTAACCGGGCTCCTGGTGGAGCCGGACTCCCCGGCGGCCCTGGCCCAGGCGCTGCTCGAGCTGACCCGGGACCCGCAGCTGGCCCGCCGTCTGGCCACGCAGGGGCAGCGGGAGGCGGCCACCCGTTTCGGGGTGGAGCGCTACCGCCAGGAGATGGTGGCGCAGGTGGCGCAGGCGCTGGGGCACCACGCTGGCTGAACGGTAACGGTCCGCTATGCCGGGGCCGGGGCCACAGGCCCGTGCCCCCGGCATTACGGGGCTCCGTCAGCCCTGCGCGGCGGGCGGCGTCGCAGCCGCTGGAGTCCGCCGCTGGCGCAGGTCCCGGCGCACCCACCAGGCGTAGGGCAGCAGCTGGCAGAGCAGGATGGTCAGGGCGGAGCCGAGCAGCGGCCCAGCCGCCCCCAGCGGCTCGATAAGCAGGTAGGACAGGGCCAGGTTCACGGGGATCAGCACCAGCACGGGCCACATCTGGAACTGCAGCCCCCGCGGCGAGGTCATGTACATGGTGATCGGCTGCTTGGCGGCCTCTACCACCACGTTGAGCACCCACACCCAGATCAGCACCGCCGGGATAGCGATCAGGCCGTCAGAGAGCTTGCCTGCCGCCCAGGGGGTGAGCGCGGCCATGGCCAGGGCCGCCAGCAGCCCGCCCAGGGCGAAGACCAGGGTCGGCTTGGCCGGGGAGACCACCCGCCCTTGCGCACGGGCCTTGGCGAACAGCGGCCACATGGCGCTGGAGGCGGCGAAGAGCGTCTGGGTGAGCAGCTGGAAGAGGCTGGCGGCCAGCGTGTACTGGGCCAGGTCGTCGGGCCGCCCGAAGTGGGACAGCAGCAGCCGGTCGGTCTGGAAGGCCAGGGGGATGGCCAGGGCCTGGACGAACTGGGGTCCGGCGGTGCCCGCGATCGGCACCCCGGGAACGGAGCGCAGGCGGGGCACGTCACGGGCGGCGTCGCGCAGCAGGGGGCGGGTGGCCCGCCAGGCCACCGTGACACAGATGACCGCTACCAGGGAGTTGGCCAGGTAGGACAGGACCGACAGCTCGTTACCGGCGTCGAGCCGCAGGAGGATGGCCAGGACGAGCATGGTGGTGAAGGCGGGCGAGACGACGCCCTGGCTGAGCACCTGGGTGGCGGCCCGCCCCATGCCGACGACCACGCGCTGCCCGATGGTCAGCGGCAGCGCGGCCGCGTAGACCAGCAGGCACAGGGTGGCGGTCAGACCGCCACCGGGCAGGAGCCTGGCCCCCAGCAGGGTCGGCCACAGCCCTAGCAGTCCGATGGCGACGCCGATGCTGGCGATCACCAGGGCGGAACTGATCAGCACACGCAAGGCCGTGGTCAAGGTCCGCCGGACCCGGGCGTCCTCGGGCAGGTCCTCCGAGCCGGAGACGGCGTTGATGACGACCGCGCCGATGCCCAGGTCCGCGAAGGGGATCAGGTTGGGGAAGGTGGCCAGCAGCCCGTACTGCGCGTAGGCGTCCGCCCCGAAGTGCCCGATTATCAGCCGGGTGTTGACCAGCCCGAAGACCCCGGCCACCCCCATCACCAGGATCTTCGCGAAAGCGGTCCGGCCGACGACCCGCCACATGCCCGCACCTCTAAGCGCCACCTTGCCTCGCCCAGCCATCGGGGTCCTTCCGTCTCTTGGGTAGCCCACCCTAGGACGCCGCGGCCTGAGCCCTGCCTTACGAGCCGCGGACGTGACGCCGGGCTCACTCTATCTTCCGCAAGCAGATCTTGCGGATTCCAAAAAGACCGCAAGTCGATTTTGCGGCCCTTGCGGTGGTATTATAACAACCGGGTAACGAACCAGACAGTCAGCCCTGACTAGCAAGGCAACACCCTGTAATGACCGCTTTAACTACCGTTGGACACCCCTTAGACACTGAATCCGCAAGCCTTGCGGATCGCACGCAACCCCACCGTATGCCCCCCGCAGGCACCCGAAGGCAACGGCCCTGAGCACGGCCCAGGGGTGCCGAAAGCGGCAGACTCGAATCACGCCGGGTCGCGGTTGACGCAACCGCCACTCCCCCGGACCTGCTCCCACCTGGGGAGCTTGCCCTTGAAGATTTCGACGAAAGCCACGTATGTCTCTCCTCCTGGCCCCTCTTCCTGCCAAGGCGTCTGCTGCCAGCACCGACGAGTGCGCACGCACGACCGCCCGGGCCAACGTGCACGTGCGCCGCCCCTGGACCAGCTACCGCCGCATCCTGCGCGCCTGCATGGTCTCCCAGGACCTGCTGCTGTCTGCCTCCACCGCAGCAGCGGTCGCGGCCCTCACTGAGCCTTCTCAAGCACCCTGGTTGCTTAGCACCAACATCCTGCTGGTAGTCATCGCCGCCTGCTCCGGAGCCCTGAGCGAGCAGGTGCTCGCCGAGGCCGCCTCCGGCTGGCGCCGCGTCCTGGCGGCCCTGCCCACCACCGTCCTGGTCACCCTGCTCGCGGCGCAGGTGGCTGGGCTGAGCGTGCCGCTGCGCGCCACCCTGCTATCCGCTCCCCTGGGCACGGCCGCCATGATCCTGGGCCGCGCGGCCCTGAAGGCGTACCTGCGCCACACCCGCCTGGACGGCCACGGCCTGCGCCGCGCCCTGGTGGTGGTAGGTACCGGCGCCGACCCGGTACTGCGCGGCCTGCGCCAGCACCCCGGTGACGGCTTCCTGCTGGTTGGCGCCGTGCCCTCCACCTGCAGCCCCGAGGCCAGCACGCGCATGCCCCGCTGCCTGGGCAGCATCAACGAGCTGCACGAGATCGTGCAGGAGAACAAGGTGGATGTCGTGCTCCTGGTCGGCGCCGTCCACCCTGAGGACCAGGTCAAGGTGCTGCGCGGCATCGAGGGCACCAGGGCCCGCTTCGTGATGATGCCCGGACTGACCGCGGTCTCCTCCCAGCGTATCCGCGTGCTGCCCTCCGCCGCCGGCTGGACCGGGGCCGTGGAGGTCGACCAGCGTCGCCAGCGCTCCCTGGCCAAGCGGGCCGTGGACCTGGGCGTCGGCAGCCTGCTGACCCTGGTCGCCCTGCCGATCATCGCGGTGGCCGGAGTCCTGGTGCGCCTGACCGACGGCGGCCCCATGTTCTACACGCAGACCCGCGTGGGCAAGGACGGCCAGCCCTTCAAGATGTTCAAGCTCCGCTCCATGTACGTCGACGCCGACGCCCGCCGCGCCAGCGTGATCGCCGCGCGCGCCGGTTCCGGCCAGGGCAACGAGGTGCTCTTCAAGAGCGCCGACGACCCGCGGATCACCCCGGTGGGCAAGGTGCTGCGCCGCCTGTCGATCGACGAGCTGCCCCAGATCTTCAACGTGCTGCTGGGTGACATGTCCCTGATCGGCCCCCGCCCCGCCCTGCCGGAGGAGGTCGCCACCTACGACGCCGAGGCCCGTCGTCGCCTCCTGGTGCGCCCCGGCATGACCGGCCTGTGGCAGGTCTCCGGCCGCTCCGACCTGTCCTGGGAGCGTTCCGTGGCCATCGACCAGTACTACGTGGACAACTCCTCCTCCCTCCTTGACGTACACATTGCCGCAGCCACCTTCAGGGCCGTGCTGGGCGGAAAGGGTGCCTACTGATGCAGCGCTCCAACACCTGCGACAAGCTCGTGACCGGCTACGTGCCCGGCGGCTTCGACATGTTCCACATCGGCCACCTCAACATCCTCAAGGAGGCCGCCAAGCGCTGCGACCGCCTGATCGTGGGCGTGGCCACCGACCAGGCCCTCGTGGACATGAAGGGGCGCGCCCCCATGATCACCTTCGAGGAGCGCCGCGCCATCGTCGAGGCCCTGGGCATCGTGGACGTGGCGGTGGCGGACCACAGCCAGGACAAGCGCCAGGCCTGGAAGGAGAACCACTTCGACGTCCTGTTCAAGGGCACCGACTGGCAGGGCACCGCCAAGGGCGCCCGCCTGGAGGCGGAGATGGCGCAGGTCGGCGCGGAGGTCGTCTACCTGCCCTACACGCTGTCCACCTCCTCGACCATGCTGCGCCAGGCCCTCCACGAGGTCGTCGCCGTCGGCGCCTGAGCACGGACCTGGCAAGCCCCGCCACGGACAACGGAAGCGTCCTGCGACAGCACGCAGGACGCTTCCTGTATCTCCGGGACCTCTCGCCCGGCACCTACTTCTCCAGGGCTGCTACTTCTCCAGCAGGCCGCACTCCACCAGGCGCGGCGCCAGGTCCTTGCGGGAGGAGATGCCCAGGGCCCGGTACACGCCGGTGAGCCGCAGCTCTACCGTGCGCACCGCCATGTACAGCTCCCCGGCAATGTCCTTGTTGCGCCACCCCTGGGCGGCCAACCGAGCCACCTGCAGCTCCATCTCGGTCAGGGCGGGGGCGTCTACCTGGCTCTGCGGCTCGCTCTCCACCAGCGCGCTCGTCTCCTTGCCCAGGGCGTCAATGGCCGTGACCCAGTAGGCCATCTCGTTGGTGACGGCCAGCTCGTAGGCGCGCGCCAGCAGCACCTGGGCCGAGGAGGAGGCGTCCTCCCCGATCCCCAGCCCGGCCATGGACAGGCTCGGGGAGACGGACAGCCGGGCCGCACAGGCCACGTTGGCGCGGATCTGCCAGATCGCCGCCCCGGAGACGACGGCGTCCAGCACCAGGCGGGAGATCAGGCCGGTGGCCTCCACGTCGTCGGCCAGCAGCACCTCAAGGATCCGGTCGTCCAGCCCCAGCACGCGCTCATCGGCTCCCTGGGTGCTGGACTCGTCCAGCCCCGCCTGCACCCAGGAGCGCAGCCCCGGAACCCGGTCCAGCATGTCGGGGGCGATGATGAGCATGTCCACCACCGAGGACCACACGGCGTCCAGGTACTTGCGGGGCACAGGGGCGGAGACGGCCGGCCCCAGAACCAGCGAGGCCAGTGTGGAGTCACCGGAGACCAGGCGGGAGGACGCCTCCAGGATCGAGGCCCACAGCTGCTGCGGGGCGGTCCAGCCACCGGCGGCGTCAATGGTCATGGCGTTGTACCAGCGTCCAAAGGCCACTGTGTCCCCGAAGAGCAGGGCGGCCTGGGCGGCCAGCACGGAACCGCGCCCGGCCAGGGCGGAGCGCACCGGCACCTGGGCCTGCTCGGACTCGAGCCGCTCACGCATCTGGGCGGTCCAGCCGCGGCGCTCGTCCAGCACGGCCCGCAGGGCCACCGCCTGGGCCTCCAGGTAGGGGGAGACGTCTGAGAGCTGGGAGAGGAAGGACTCCACCACTGCCGTGGACTGCTGGCCTCCGTTGGTGACCGCCAGGTAGGCGCGGATCACCAGCTCGCCCCAGTTGAGCAGGTCCAGGCGGCCCATCTCCTGGGGGACCCCCAGCAGGAAGTCATTGACCCGCACCGCACCGTCAGCCTGACCGTTGAGTCGACGCCGCAGCTCACGCAGGATCACGCGCAGGGACTCGTTCTCCTCAGCGGTCTGCGCACCGGAGAGGAGCTCCTCGGCGGCGTCCAGGTGGGCCAGGGGGCTGTTGGTCTCACCCACCAGGATCTCCTGGGCGGCCATGTAGGCGAAGCAGCGGGCGGAGGACAGCGGGTCCTCGGCGGCCAGGTGGCGTAGCCGGGCGGCGATACGCCGGTCGGAGTGGGCGTTGATGTCCTCGCCGTCGCGCACGGAGATGAAGCCGGTGATCGCCAGCAGCTCGTCAGCCGGGCTCAGGGCCTGGGACTCGATCAGCTGCAGGAAGCGGGTGGAGGCGGACAGGGCGCAGCCCAGCTGGAGCGCCAGCACCGCGGTCAGGAAGGTGACCTGGACCCGGTGCGCGTCGTTCAGCGGCGCTGGTTCCAGAGCCGCCAGGATCCGCCAGGCCAGGTCCAGGCTGCCGTGCGAGAGCTCGTGGCGCGCGGACTCAACCAGGGTGCCGAGGTCCGAGTCCTGGGCCTCCCCGGCCTCCAGCTGGTACCAGGCCCGTTCGCGCGAGCCCTGGGGGGTGGCCTCCGCCAGCCGCCGGGCCAGCTCCCGGTGCCCGTCACCGTGCGCCAGGACCGCCAGGCGGGTCACGGCCATGGGGGCCGGGTGGGCGGGCACCTCCGTGGCGGGGGACAGGTTCTCCACCACCCGCACCGGGCGGCAGCCGACCACCCGCTCGACGACGACGTCGTCCTGCACCAGCTGGAGCTGTGAGGCCACCAGGGCCTCCACCTCCTCCGGCTTGAGCTGGGCGAGCTTGTCAGAGACCATCCGCTGCGTGTCCGCCGAGAAGGGCAGCTCGTAGGGCAGCATCTCGCGGCCCGACAGCGCCCCGGCGCTGAGGCTGGAGGCGGCCACCGCGATATCGGCGATGCGCCCGCCGAAGGCCCGGGCCAGCCAGCTGGCGACGACCGGCTCGACGTAGCCGCGGGTCTCGGTGCGGATCAGGTCACGGGTGTCCTCCAGGCCCAGGCGGCTGATGGAGGAGGTGTACAGGGGCGGCACCGTGGTGCCCGCAGCGGTTCCGGGCGGCAGCATGATGAGCAGAGCCATCGGGAAGCCGGAGACGTAGGAGGCCAGGCGACGCATCTGCAGCAGGGCCCGCTCGTCCACCTCGGAGATACCTACCACCACCAGTACCAGGGGCCCGGC
It encodes:
- a CDS encoding sugar transferase, with the translated sequence MSLLLAPLPAKASAASTDECARTTARANVHVRRPWTSYRRILRACMVSQDLLLSASTAAAVAALTEPSQAPWLLSTNILLVVIAACSGALSEQVLAEAASGWRRVLAALPTTVLVTLLAAQVAGLSVPLRATLLSAPLGTAAMILGRAALKAYLRHTRLDGHGLRRALVVVGTGADPVLRGLRQHPGDGFLLVGAVPSTCSPEASTRMPRCLGSINELHEIVQENKVDVVLLVGAVHPEDQVKVLRGIEGTRARFVMMPGLTAVSSQRIRVLPSAAGWTGAVEVDQRRQRSLAKRAVDLGVGSLLTLVALPIIAVAGVLVRLTDGGPMFYTQTRVGKDGQPFKMFKLRSMYVDADARRASVIAARAGSGQGNEVLFKSADDPRITPVGKVLRRLSIDELPQIFNVLLGDMSLIGPRPALPEEVATYDAEARRRLLVRPGMTGLWQVSGRSDLSWERSVAIDQYYVDNSSSLLDVHIAAATFRAVLGGKGAY
- a CDS encoding glycosyltransferase family 4 protein, with amino-acid sequence MSTVLVAHPSPDLYGSDRQLLETVAGLHQAGHRVLVALPEHGPLEAEMEAVGAKVAVLPFTVLRKALLSPRGLAGLAARTPGELLRLRSVVRAARADLVLVNTVTLPWWGPAARAAGVPVLAHVHEAEDSQPLALRAGLNAPLLAADRVVANSGAARDTLLQAQPLLRRRVQVVHNGVPGPQQPPRPLRRRSATDPLRVVMVGRLSPRKGVDVALEAVGLLRQQGVDASIRVCGSVFPGYEWYESELRQRAQAADLAGHAELLGYVHPTWPELEETDVVVVPSRAEPFGNTAVEAMHAGRPLVASRVQGLQEVVTDGVTGLLVEPDSPAALAQALLELTRDPQLARRLATQGQREAATRFGVERYRQEMVAQVAQALGHHAG
- a CDS encoding DUF1972 domain-containing protein gives rise to the protein MIGTRGVPARYGGFETAIEEVGQRLAARGHQVLVYSRNPDASTPLPRKHLGMRVVELPAMRRRSLETLSHTGLSVAHLLRRVHPDVALLFNAANSPFLPALRLAGVPVATHVDGLEWRRGKWGPTGQRYYRAAEAAAVRWSDALIADAQGIADYYTQEFQAPTWLISYGAPRLRTGSDRLAELGLEPQGFHLVVARFEVENHVDVIVEGYVRSRARLPLVVVGSAPYANEYTARVESLADERVRLLGGLWDQEQLDQLYGNALVYYHGHSVGGTNPSLLRAIGAGAAVDAFDVSFNREVLEEAGRYWQDADDVAALVESAEAAPERQLARGTLSLERAARYDWDEVTDRYEELCQTLAADGPRRQRPSGRRTGACS
- a CDS encoding oligosaccharide flippase family protein gives rise to the protein MWRVVGRTAFAKILVMGVAGVFGLVNTRLIIGHFGADAYAQYGLLATFPNLIPFADLGIGAVVINAVSGSEDLPEDARVRRTLTTALRVLISSALVIASIGVAIGLLGLWPTLLGARLLPGGGLTATLCLLVYAAALPLTIGQRVVVGMGRAATQVLSQGVVSPAFTTMLVLAILLRLDAGNELSVLSYLANSLVAVICVTVAWRATRPLLRDAARDVPRLRSVPGVPIAGTAGPQFVQALAIPLAFQTDRLLLSHFGRPDDLAQYTLAASLFQLLTQTLFAASSAMWPLFAKARAQGRVVSPAKPTLVFALGGLLAALAMAALTPWAAGKLSDGLIAIPAVLIWVWVLNVVVEAAKQPITMYMTSPRGLQFQMWPVLVLIPVNLALSYLLIEPLGAAGPLLGSALTILLCQLLPYAWWVRRDLRQRRTPAAATPPAAQG
- a CDS encoding helix-turn-helix transcriptional regulator, which gives rise to MYALYQRRLFTREIAERLRNGRGSVVLVSAPVAAGSWSLGPRLAVECAERVRDARILEIDGTAPTGVSGPENRNDPDALLISGVTQIFEHLRFEPTLDSLRDELRQQRDAVAAATSLSGRAVAAARFCATAADAGPLVLVVVGISEVDERALLQMRRLASYVSGFPMALLIMLPPGTAAGTTVPPLYTSSISRLGLEDTRDLIRTETRGYVEPVVASWLARAFGGRIADIAVAASSLSAGALSGREMLPYELPFSADTQRMVSDKLAQLKPEEVEALVASQLQLVQDDVVVERVVGCRPVRVVENLSPATEVPAHPAPMAVTRLAVLAHGDGHRELARRLAEATPQGSRERAWYQLEAGEAQDSDLGTLVESARHELSHGSLDLAWRILAALEPAPLNDAHRVQVTFLTAVLALQLGCALSASTRFLQLIESQALSPADELLAITGFISVRDGEDINAHSDRRIAARLRHLAAEDPLSSARCFAYMAAQEILVGETNSPLAHLDAAEELLSGAQTAEENESLRVILRELRRRLNGQADGAVRVNDFLLGVPQEMGRLDLLNWGELVIRAYLAVTNGGQQSTAVVESFLSQLSDVSPYLEAQAVALRAVLDERRGWTAQMRERLESEQAQVPVRSALAGRGSVLAAQAALLFGDTVAFGRWYNAMTIDAAGGWTAPQQLWASILEASSRLVSGDSTLASLVLGPAVSAPVPRKYLDAVWSSVVDMLIIAPDMLDRVPGLRSWVQAGLDESSTQGADERVLGLDDRILEVLLADDVEATGLISRLVLDAVVSGAAIWQIRANVACAARLSVSPSLSMAGLGIGEDASSSAQVLLARAYELAVTNEMAYWVTAIDALGKETSALVESEPQSQVDAPALTEMELQVARLAAQGWRNKDIAGELYMAVRTVELRLTGVYRALGISSRKDLAPRLVECGLLEK
- a CDS encoding adenylyltransferase/cytidyltransferase family protein encodes the protein MQRSNTCDKLVTGYVPGGFDMFHIGHLNILKEAAKRCDRLIVGVATDQALVDMKGRAPMITFEERRAIVEALGIVDVAVADHSQDKRQAWKENHFDVLFKGTDWQGTAKGARLEAEMAQVGAEVVYLPYTLSTSSTMLRQALHEVVAVGA